One Trichormus variabilis 0441 genomic window, TTGCAGCCGCATTAGGCGCAAAGCATAAGAAGCGAGTTCCTTTAGAAGTAATTTCTAAAGATTTATCTCCATTACGGCAGGATTATTTTACCAGTAGCTTTGCGCTGTTGATTAATTTATTGTCCATCACTGAAGCAAAAGACATTAAAATTCTTGATAATGATGATATGGCTGACGAGCAACGTATCCATATTCTTGAAGAATATGCTAATGGTGGGCTGGAAATTATACAAAATGAACTTCGTGGAGCAGTAGATTATTGTGAGCGACTGCTGTTAATTCTTAGTTTTGAAAGATTTAATAATGAGGGCGAAGGAGAGGAATTTAATCTCAGTAAATTTCTCTCCTAAATTATTTTACATAGAAAGCCTTAAAAAGCTAATTTTAGTAGACTTTATATTCTTTTTAAGAATCAATTTCATCATCTGCTTCTGATTCTTGCTGAAATGAACGTTGGTCTTTTAATTCTGGTAAACCAGCAGCAAGTATAGCAGAAAATCTATCACGAACCATATCTTCTTTTTGCTCTTTCTTCATTTTTTCGTGTTCTCTACCATAAAAGGTAACAACATCAAAACCCTTATATAATGTTCTATGAGCATCAGTACAACCAGGCCATTGAGCTTTGTTTGTCTCTGCACCAAAAAAGTTTAGTAGCTTGCGTCTCGATAAAAATTGATAACCATTGGCAATGTCAAGTTCCGTTTTTCGAGAACCGAAGTACCACAAGGATAATAAGGAAAATATTCTATCTTCTACTGCTTTATTAACTTTGATTTTTTCGTTTCCAGGGTTTGTGGCTATAAATGTCCATAGACGAAATGGATAATCTGGCAAGTTAGCATCAACTCTAAGAATATTTTTATCATATAACCTATCTAAAAATTTCAAAACATCATTAATATCACCTAAGTTTGTATCTTTACATTTATAGTCAAATTCTACTATTTTTCCTAAACGAATCATTGCCTTTTGAAATATAGCCTTAAAAGCCCATTGATTGTCTTTAATACTAGCAATATAATCTTGATGAGCTAGTATTTCTCGTTTATTCCAATCGCCATCTCTAGCAATCTCCTGCTCCCTAATGATACCTTTATGTTTACTGGTTTGAGCTTGAAACCTACCAAAAGTTCCCTCAATTAAATTATGCTCTCGCGCATATTTGAGTACTTCTCGATATGGTTTAAAATCTAGTAGAAGTTTAAGCATCCAGGGGCGAAAATTTACTTTAAAGCCTTCTATTGCTGAATTAAGATAATTCTCTGGTATTCTTGTAAATGGTGTAACAGGTTCTCCATCTTCATCACAATAATCTTCCATATAATATTCTCGGAGAGAACGTCCTTCATAATGAATCTCTCTATCATCAATACCAAGTGCAGAATCAATACTGTCAATGAAATCGAATACCTGCTTTTTTTCCATTGGATCGCGTGGTGGCTTTAAATCCAATATCGCCGAAACTAACAAATCCAAATGAACCAACGAATTTAAGTAGTAGGAACTATCAAATCGATTTAAATTTTCTTGCCAGCGAACGAGAGACAGAGGCAGCCTATCTTTCGCATCCTGAGCAGTACTTTTTGTTAGTAATGTTCTTACACATTGTGCACTAAGACTTTTGTCATCTAGAATCAGCTCTCTAGCCTTATCCACTGTCTTAGCATTTTTGTTTAAATCGGTAAATAATTCACGAGCAATTCCTCGAATGGAATAGTCCCCTTCACTTTGAACGTTTTGGAAACCAGCATCAGAATGAAGCAAAACGAACAATACCGGAATTTTGGTTTGTTGTTCAACAGTACGGAGAGTACCACCACGAAACTTTTGATCTTCACGGAAAGTACGAAGTGCCCAAAGACGATGTTGTCCATCTACAGCTACTGCCAATACTCGATCTTCATCCCATCGGAGTCTAGCAGAGAGTCCGAAAGAAAGGAATTGGACACCACCAAAGTTAGCAATCTTTGTTTGTGGGTTATTCCATTGTGCATCATCAGGATCAGTACCATCCCAAGGGATAGGAGGCGGCTCGATATTTATGGAATCATCGAAATTATCTTGGATTTTACCATCTGCGCCCTTCGGCATTAATACAATAGTAATTGCATTAAAAAACTTAAGCTTTTTTGGATCTAAAAGGTAGCCTTTAACAATCTCGTCTTCTACTCTCTTTTCATCTATTTCTCGTTGGAAAAGCTCTTTCAGAGACCATTTTGTGTATAAAGAAGCAGGAATTTGTTCGGCTATCTTTAGTTCATCAATAGCCCGATTAATTTCAACTAATGAAAGAAAATAGGGAAGCGCTATACCTTCTGATAATGTGTAGTTACCTGTTAAACCATAAAGAGGTTTATTGAATCGGGCTTTTCCTTCATTTTTTGAAAATATCAACATATTTGTTACCCATACCTAAGAGTAAATGATGGAAGAAATAGTCTAGATAATATATCTTCAACTAGTTTTTCTGTAGCAAGTTCAGAGTATTCAGACTCTTCAGTAAATTCATTCTCTAAGTCGTTGTTTTCATTCAGATTATTTGGAACACTACTTGAAGTGCTATATGATGTGTGAATGATTAAAAGTCTACATTTATTAATGTTATGTCCAGCAGTAGCTAGACGTTCACGTAAAATGCTACCTTCACTAAGATGACTACGAATTCGAGAGTAGAAATTATTTGCTTTTCCTATATATAGTGGCTGCTGAAATATCAGTGAATTCCTTAAAAGGATAAAAAGCATTTCCCGAAAGGAAGAATCAATCGCTAACTCTTTAAGTAAAGACTCTTTAGAAAAGCAAGTGTCTGGTTCTAGTTTGATTTTATGTATAGGCGGAAGTCTTGTTTCTCTTGAAGCCGAATGCTCCTTATTAAGTTCTTTAAGAATATAGTTAACGAAGATGTCAGGATCGTTTACTGCATTCGGTTCAATCTCAAAACGACGATACCAAGCATACACACCACCAATATTATTTGGGATGCGACTTAGAATAGAAACATTTCCGCGCATCTGCGCTAAATCGTACAAAACAACATTTTCACTCAGATGATGCACAGCAGTATCGCCGTGTAACCATGCCACAAACAAGACTCCTTTTATACTTTCATGTATCAGTGTAACAGAAAAATTTCATAGATGTGAGAAAATTAAAATATTTATCGTTAGAGAGTAGCTGGAAGTCCTACTTCTTTTGGTTCAACAAACTCACCATCAAACCCAATTGTTTTATTTTCTACAGTCCTAGCATTAGCCAAAGCTTTACGGAGTTCAGCACGTTCCATAGAATCTTGAATTCCGCCAAGGATATAAATTAATAACTTCGTCGCTAATTCCTTTCCTGAAACCTGCACTCGCTTTTTATTAGGGTCATACAATACTCCATACCACAGAGATTGAGGGTATTCCATACCAGTAAAACCCCCTTGTTGGTCAAACTTGCGTAACTTCTTAAAAATGCTGGCTACAGACAAACCTTTTTTAAAAACTAAAAATCCTAAAGCTTGCGCCAAAGCCACTTGTGCTACAGGACGAAAAAGTATGTTTGCTTCACCGCCTCCTTTTTCAAAACTGAAACGTCGTAAGATAGGTGTATCTTCATGTTCCAAAATTTTATAACTAGGTAAGCTTGCCAAGTTATCAAAGAGTTTGGTGAATTCTGCAATTCCCTCTTCAATTTCTTCATCTTCTGGACGCATGGGAATTAAACCTTTCTCAAAAGGTTTCCAATGCGGGAATTTTTGACCCAAGTATCTTTCTGACATATCTTGCAATGCTTGCAAAGTTGTCAAAACTGTAGAATTTGCTGCGACTGTTGCACTATTCCAATTAACGCGGGGCTTACGATTTGGTTTTTGTTCTAAAAGCGGATGAGTAACTGCAATTTTTCGCGCCACAATTGCAAAACCATCATCTTCATTTAACTGCGCCAACTGACCTTTAGTTAACGGTGCAGCCATCAAGTTCACATGAACAAAAATTGACCTCACCCGTCGTCTTGCTTCGGTGCGAGTCTCTCCAACATTCACCGCACAAATGAACTCAATACCTATTTTTTCTTTGGGTAAGCTTTGTAAATAATCGGGGTCTACTTGATACTGCTCTAGCAAATCTGAGACCGTAATAAAACTATCATCAGCAGTTTTATCCTTTTTATATCGTTGGAGTTTGCCAGTTTTGATTAACTCTATCAACCCCTGCACTCCCATCAGCCGATGTTGTCCATCTAATGCGTAAATGCTGACGTTATCCTCAGACACATTAAGCAAGCCGACCTTACCATCTTGATCTAGGGGTGTAAAATCAGTAGTAGATTTTCTCGCACGTCCTTCACTATCCCATTCATCAGCTTTGTGCTTATCTACCCAAGACTGATTAATTACCACTAGGACTGGTGGAAACTTAT contains:
- a CDS encoding DNA phosphorothioation-associated protein 4, producing MAANRIRVAKDKAELVKSLLASKDTTGPFQTYVEVIVFAAALGAKHKKRVPLEVISKDLSPLRQDYFTSSFALLINLLSITEAKDIKILDNDDMADEQRIHILEEYANGGLEIIQNELRGAVDYCERLLLILSFERFNNEGEGEEFNLSKFLS
- a CDS encoding GIY-YIG nuclease family protein gives rise to the protein MAWLHGDTAVHHLSENVVLYDLAQMRGNVSILSRIPNNIGGVYAWYRRFEIEPNAVNDPDIFVNYILKELNKEHSASRETRLPPIHKIKLEPDTCFSKESLLKELAIDSSFREMLFILLRNSLIFQQPLYIGKANNFYSRIRSHLSEGSILRERLATAGHNINKCRLLIIHTSYSTSSSVPNNLNENNDLENEFTEESEYSELATEKLVEDILSRLFLPSFTLRYG
- a CDS encoding DNA sulfur modification protein DndB; the protein is MLIFSKNEGKARFNKPLYGLTGNYTLSEGIALPYFLSLVEINRAIDELKIAEQIPASLYTKWSLKELFQREIDEKRVEDEIVKGYLLDPKKLKFFNAITIVLMPKGADGKIQDNFDDSINIEPPPIPWDGTDPDDAQWNNPQTKIANFGGVQFLSFGLSARLRWDEDRVLAVAVDGQHRLWALRTFREDQKFRGGTLRTVEQQTKIPVLFVLLHSDAGFQNVQSEGDYSIRGIARELFTDLNKNAKTVDKARELILDDKSLSAQCVRTLLTKSTAQDAKDRLPLSLVRWQENLNRFDSSYYLNSLVHLDLLVSAILDLKPPRDPMEKKQVFDFIDSIDSALGIDDREIHYEGRSLREYYMEDYCDEDGEPVTPFTRIPENYLNSAIEGFKVNFRPWMLKLLLDFKPYREVLKYAREHNLIEGTFGRFQAQTSKHKGIIREQEIARDGDWNKREILAHQDYIASIKDNQWAFKAIFQKAMIRLGKIVEFDYKCKDTNLGDINDVLKFLDRLYDKNILRVDANLPDYPFRLWTFIATNPGNEKIKVNKAVEDRIFSLLSLWYFGSRKTELDIANGYQFLSRRKLLNFFGAETNKAQWPGCTDAHRTLYKGFDVVTFYGREHEKMKKEQKEDMVRDRFSAILAAGLPELKDQRSFQQESEADDEIDS
- a CDS encoding DGQHR domain-containing protein — encoded protein: MRDTTSDLTADIAKDYLEQEIQEKQLLSSLLEKFLGKKDQILVQKTEMGGVETYVGSVTLEWFAGRVQFASGLPLLQKKYNAETDNIEIDADSIEEIQQRPLDWSRQAPLVQYLAARKNHKFPPVLVVINQSWVDKHKADEWDSEGRARKSTTDFTPLDQDGKVGLLNVSEDNVSIYALDGQHRLMGVQGLIELIKTGKLQRYKKDKTADDSFITVSDLLEQYQVDPDYLQSLPKEKIGIEFICAVNVGETRTEARRRVRSIFVHVNLMAAPLTKGQLAQLNEDDGFAIVARKIAVTHPLLEQKPNRKPRVNWNSATVAANSTVLTTLQALQDMSERYLGQKFPHWKPFEKGLIPMRPEDEEIEEGIAEFTKLFDNLASLPSYKILEHEDTPILRRFSFEKGGGEANILFRPVAQVALAQALGFLVFKKGLSVASIFKKLRKFDQQGGFTGMEYPQSLWYGVLYDPNKKRVQVSGKELATKLLIYILGGIQDSMERAELRKALANARTVENKTIGFDGEFVEPKEVGLPATL